In Microvirga sp. 17 mud 1-3, the genomic window GCGCGCATATGTGGCGGCGGTCGACAAGGCGCTGGGCGCCATGACCGACGCCGCGACCACGCTCGGCGCCAACAAGACCCAGATCACCTCTCAGACGACCTTCGTCGAGTCGCTGATCAAGGCGAACGAGCGTTCGATTGGCACGCTGGTGGACGCGGACATGGAAGAGGAATCGACCCGTCTGAAGGCACTGCAGGTTCAGCAGCAGCTGGGCGTTCAGGCCCTGAGCATTGCCAACGGCAGCACTCAGAGCATCCTCTCGCTCTTCCAGGGCTAAAAAGCCCACGTTAAAAAATACTTTCGAGCCACGCTTCATTTGAAGCGTGGCTTTTTTTGTTTAACACACTCTCTGCCCCGATAAGGGGTCGAGCAACCGCCCGATCGTTTCGCCAAATCGGTTAGGGCATCTGGCCGTGTCTAGCGCAGAAGAAATCTGACGCCTGTTTGATGAAAGAGAGTTGGTCCACAGCGTTACTGGAAGTGGTGCAGCGCTCCCTGCTCCGGAAATACGAACCGGACACCGAGATCGTTCTCCGCCTCGAGCTCTCTGCGGATAGCCTCCTGTGGCTGATCCGCAGCCAGGGAATATTTGATGTGGCTCACGACAACAGACAGGTCCTTCAGCGCGTTACCGCCCGCTTCCCGATCCAACGCGCGCAATGCCTGGTGAACCCATTTCGGCGTCATATGCCCAAAGAGCAGACTATCGGGCCGATCGTTGGTGTATGACGTCTCCAGGATGATGGCCCTCAGCCTCCGCTGTTTTACCTTGCCGGCAATAGCCTTCCAGAGGTCCTGAATGTTGGAGGCCTTTTGGACCTCGTCAGGGCCCGTATCGCCGAAGCAAAGGATGGCATCATCTCCACTCTCGATGAGAAAGGCTGTCGACTCGCTTCCCGCGTGATTGAGCGGGAAGGGTGTGACCGTCATTCTCGTTCCCGTAAGATCCTTCGCCTCCCCCGGCGCTAAATCCTCGAGATGATATGTCTTCAGGTGCGGTTGCCGGCCGCGATCCAGCATGTTGGGCCAAGCAACCCAGTTGAAGTAGCTCTGCTCGAGAGCGGCGCTCACCGATGGCAGGCTGTAAATTGTCTTCTTGCTGTCATCCGGCGAGGCAATGACCAATCCACCGATATGGTCGAGATGCGCATGGCTGATCAGATAGCCTTTGATATCATGCTTCAACACATGCCCGACGACACTGTCGGTTGAGCCCTCTGGCAACTCGACATCTTCGAATACGCCCTTTTCTTGAGCGATCTTTAGGCCATTGACCAGGCTGCCTGCATCGCAGGCGACGGCGTTGCGATCCCCATGGGGCCGGATGAGATAGGAGCTGAGGTTACCGTCCTGGATGCCGCCCAGAGCACCGAGGACAATCACGTCGAAACCCTGGCCCGCCAGGGCAATTGTGGGGCTCAAAAGCATCGACAGCGAAACGATTGATGCAATCGGTCTCATGAGCGCCCCGTATCCTCAGCCTGCCAGAGTAGCGCAATGCTGGCACAGGTGCCGGATCGAAGCCAATCCCGTCCTTCGCCTAGGCATTCTCACGCTCCTTCCACCAACGGTCCGGATAAGCGCGAGGCTGCGTTATGATCGTTCTCTGCCGCATGAGGTAACGAGCGCCGAGCCAAATCTTCTTCTATGCGGTTGAGGGGGATGAACATTGTGCAATGCATAGAGAGACGAAGAGCAGTTATTGTTACAATGATACTTGAAACGGCAAGGCTTGAAGCGTGAGTCCGTCCTCAATGGGACTATTATCTTTCCAGAAGCGCTCTTCCCTTGGTGAATTCTTGCCCTAATCCTATGGCCTTAATGCGCGCTCAGTCTGCGATCATATTGTCGTCCAGAGCCTCATGGAGCTTGCCATGGATAAGAGCCCCAAAACACCCTCGAAACCGTCCAGCCAAGTTCTGACGAACCGTCAGGGGCACCCGATCGTCAACAACCAGTCTCAGCGCACCGTTGGCAATCGCGGCCCAGCTACGCTGGAAAACTATCAATTCCTTGAGAAGATTACTCACTTCGACCGTGAGCGCATTCCGGAACGCGTCGTCCATGCCCGTGGCTTCGTATGTTACGGAGAGTTCGAGGCCTCCGGAAAAATCGGTGACGAACCTGCCTCCCGATACACTCGCGCGAAGCTCTTCCAGGACGCCGGCAAGAAGACGCCGCTGGCCATCCGGTTCTCAACGGTGATCGGCGGCCGCGATTCCTCGGAAGTCGCCCGTGATCCACGGGGCTTTGCGGTGAAGTTCTATACGGAGGACGGCAACTGGGACCTTGTCGGCAATAATCTGGCTGTGTTTTTCATCCGCGATGCCATCAAGTTCCCGGACGTGATCCATTCTCTGAAGCCCGATCCGGTAACCTTCCGCCAAGAGCCGAACCGCATCTTCGACTTTATGAGCCAGACGCCGGAATCCATGCATATGCTGACGCACCTGTTCAGCCCGCGCGG contains:
- a CDS encoding MBL fold metallo-hydrolase, with protein sequence MRPIASIVSLSMLLSPTIALAGQGFDVIVLGALGGIQDGNLSSYLIRPHGDRNAVACDAGSLVNGLKIAQEKGVFEDVELPEGSTDSVVGHVLKHDIKGYLISHAHLDHIGGLVIASPDDSKKTIYSLPSVSAALEQSYFNWVAWPNMLDRGRQPHLKTYHLEDLAPGEAKDLTGTRMTVTPFPLNHAGSESTAFLIESGDDAILCFGDTGPDEVQKASNIQDLWKAIAGKVKQRRLRAIILETSYTNDRPDSLLFGHMTPKWVHQALRALDREAGGNALKDLSVVVSHIKYSLAADQPQEAIRRELEAENDLGVRFVFPEQGALHHFQ